The Betaproteobacteria bacterium genomic interval TGTAGCGGGCCCAGTCGCAGTACGCCTTCTTGACGATGATGCTGCCCTTGAGCAGCAGGCGTTCGAGCACGCACTTGATGTCGAACTTCTCGTACTTCGCATCGCGCACGCCCAGCGCGACGTTCTCGAAGTCGCAGAAGACGGCCATGTTCTGTGTTTCGGTTGTGGATGTCATTGAATTCCCGTTGACTGCAGTGGAGCCATCCCGTGCCCGTGCGGGCTTCAGGACAAGTACGCCACCGCGAAGATGATGACCATCGCGATCGCCAGCACCAGCTTCGCGAGGCTGCCCGCGATGAAGCCGACCAGCGTGCCCCAGCCGGCTTTGCCCGACCCGGCGACATCCCGCGTGGCGAGATACTGGCCGAGGAACGCGCCGGCGAAGGGGCCGAGGATCAATCCGGCCAGTCCGAAGAAAAGCCCGACCACCGCGCCCAGCGCCGCTCCCGTCACCGCCGCACGCGTCGCTCCAGCGCGCTTCGCGCCGAGGATCGACGCCGCAAAATCGACCAGCAGCGAGAGCGCGGTGAGCACCCCGAGCACGACGAGAGGCACGGTGCCCACGCGCGTGAAGTCGTCGATCCACGCCGCCAGCAGCAATCCCGCGAACACGATCGGCGTGCCCGGAAGCATGGGCACGACGGTCCCGACCACACCGACGATCACGAGCAGGACGGCGAGA includes:
- a CDS encoding DUF456 domain-containing protein, which encodes MLPGTPIVFAGLLLAAWIDDFTRVGTVPLVVLGVLTALSLLVDFAASILGAKRAGATRAAVTGAALGAVVGLFFGLAGLILGPFAGAFLGQYLATRDVAGSGKAGWGTLVGFIAGSLAKLVLAIAMVIIFAVAYLS